From the Euphorbia lathyris chromosome 6, ddEupLath1.1, whole genome shotgun sequence genome, one window contains:
- the LOC136233035 gene encoding uncharacterized protein, translated as MGSFQGHALPGSLFMLIGIWHIWRSLVRYVSNPKDFRVRVWNPVPGFDGKLKYLELYVVAIGAFIDLCIELLYSTHLKFFANGVLNPSHLNDFEHAGMLLMFFIFGVVCLLSENSRIVSLPDGALCFVAATAFGAEYLLFYFHSTTHKGLEGYYHLLLVLLIALCIITVVAGAFLPTSFPVDLSSGIAITLQGLWFYQTAFTLYGPMMPDGCQLKDDKIMCRTTANRVRGELLANCQLFALVFVVLVAVVVSYGVAASKYRHSDVRSLHMVQDGLDKD; from the exons ATGGGTTCTTTCCAAGGTCATGCTCTGCCTGGATCACTGTTTATGTTAATTGGGATATGGCACATATGGAGATCTTTGGTTAGATATGTGTCGAATCCGAAGGATTTTCGAGTTCGTGTTTGGAATCCTGTGCCTGGTTTTGATGGGAAGCTCAAGTATCTAGAACTCTATGTTGTTGCAATTGGTGCCTTCATTGATTTGTGTATTGAGCTTTTATACTCTACTCACCTCAAATTTTTTGCAAATGGAGTCCTAAATCCTTCTCACCTCAATGATTTTGAGCATGCTGGAATGCTTCTCATGTTCTTCATATTTGGAGTTGTTTGTTTGCTCTCTGAGAATTCCAG AATTGTAAGTTTACCAGATGGAGCCCTTTGTTTTGTGGCTGCAACTGCATTTGGTGCCGAGTATCTGTTGTTTTACTTTCACTCAACAACTCATAAAGGGCTAGAAGGTTACTACCATCTTCTTCTTGTCCTGTTAATAGCACTATGCATTATAACGGTTGTGGCTGGAGCTTTTCTACCTACCAGTTTTCCTGTGGATTTATCAAGTGGCATTGCCATAACTCTCCAAGGCCTCTGGTTCTATCAGACTGCCTTCACTCTTTATGGCCCCATGATGCCAGATGGCTGTCAGCTTAAGGATGATAAAATTATGTGTCGAACAACAGCTAATCGGGTTCGAGGGGAGTTGCTTGCAAACTGTCAGCTCTTTGCTTTAGTCTTTGTTGTCCTTGTAGCAGTTGTGGTCTCATATGGTGTTGCAGCATCTAAATACAGACATTCTGATGTCAGAAGCTTACATATGGTTCAGGATGGGTTGGACAAAGATTAA
- the LOC136233036 gene encoding MOB kinase activator-like 1B, with protein MSLFGLGRNQRTFRPKKSAPSGSKGAQLRKHIDATLGSGNLREAVRLPPGEDLNEWLAVNTVDFFNQVNLLYGTLTEFCTPENCSTMSAGPKYEYRWADGVQIKKPIEVSAPKYVEYLMDWIETQLDDESIFPQKLGAPFPPNFKEVVKTIFKRLFRVYAHIYHSHFQKIVSLKEEAHLNTCFKHFILFTYEFCLIDKKELAPLQELIESIIVPY; from the exons ATGAGTCTCTTTGGTCTGGGCAG GAACCAAAGGACATTCCGCCCCAAAAAGAGTGCACCATCAGGAAGTAAG GGGGCGCAACTTAGAAAGCACATTGATGCCACCCTTGGCAGTGGAAACTTGAGGGAAGCGGTGAGACTTCCTCCTGGGGAGGATTTGAACGAGTGGCTTGCTGTCAACA CTGTAGATTTCTTCAACCAAGTGAATCTTCTCTATGGCACCCTCACAGAATTCTGTACTCCAGAGAACTGTTCTACAATGTCTGCAGGCCCCAA GTATGAATACAGATGGGCAGATGGTGTGCAAATCAAGAAACCTATAGAAGTTTCTGCTCCAAAATATGTAGAATATTTAATGGATTGGATTGAAACTCAGCTTGATGATGAATCTATATTTCCTCAAAAGCTTG GTGCACCATTTCCGCCAAACTTTAAGGAGGTTGTTAAGACAATATTCAAAAGATTGTTCCGTGTATATGCTCACATCTATCACTCTCACTTTCAGAAAATTGTGAGCCTCAAAGAGGAAGCCCATTTGAACACATGCTTCAAGCATTTCATACTATTTACCTAT GAATTTTGTTTGATAGACAAAAAGGAGCTGGCGCCTCTCCAGGAACTTATAGAATCCATAATCGTTCCTTACTGA